One window of Bacillus alkalicellulosilyticus genomic DNA carries:
- a CDS encoding TIGR00730 family Rossman fold protein — protein sequence MKTIGVFCGSREGVNSHYIKDARQLGLELAKDNIRLVYGGSSSGLMGTVSDAVMEKGGEVIGVIPKILIKQEVAHHHITDLRIVDSMHERKATMYELSDAFIALPGGIGTLEELAEVLTWSAIGQHSKPLGFLNTDGYYNPLLDLFDHMVTEGFLLEEIRNTIVVSDKPDELIRLLKSV from the coding sequence TTGAAGACAATTGGAGTTTTTTGTGGGTCCCGAGAAGGTGTAAACAGTCATTACATAAAAGATGCAAGACAATTAGGTTTGGAGTTGGCAAAGGATAATATCCGTTTAGTGTACGGCGGATCTAGTTCAGGTTTAATGGGAACAGTGTCAGATGCTGTAATGGAAAAAGGCGGAGAAGTAATAGGAGTCATCCCTAAAATTCTCATAAAGCAAGAAGTAGCTCATCATCACATTACGGACCTCCGTATTGTTGACTCAATGCATGAGAGGAAAGCAACAATGTATGAGTTGTCAGATGCTTTTATTGCTCTACCTGGGGGGATTGGAACTTTAGAAGAACTTGCAGAAGTTCTTACGTGGAGTGCAATCGGGCAACATAGCAAACCATTAGGATTCCTAAATACAGATGGCTATTATAACCCCTTATTAGACTTATTCGACCATATGGTCACGGAAGGTTTTCTCCTTGAAGAGATAAGAAACACGATAGTTGTATCAGATAAACCAGATGAACTCATTCGTTTATTAAAAAGTGTTTAA
- a CDS encoding DUF5634 family protein, with translation MTYESREAIIGSMSNKLDMILNTYELEEIGIFEEQGEGNEYYIGYTLRKDDEMYMIHTPYEKNGEGLLQPKKQEWTIELNDSEIHGISSFEEAMKKLESGFEH, from the coding sequence ATGACATATGAAAGTAGAGAAGCAATTATCGGAAGTATGAGCAATAAATTAGATATGATTTTGAATACGTATGAATTAGAGGAAATTGGGATTTTTGAAGAACAAGGTGAAGGTAATGAATATTACATTGGTTATACTTTACGAAAAGATGATGAAATGTATATGATTCATACACCTTATGAAAAGAATGGAGAAGGGTTGTTACAACCCAAAAAGCAGGAGTGGACGATAGAACTGAATGATAGTGAGATTCATGGCATATCTTCGTTTGAGGAAGCTATGAAAAAGTTAGAAAGTGGGTTTGAGCATTAA
- the pgmB gene encoding beta-phosphoglucomutase: MTKGIRAVIFDLDGVIADTVELHYEATKRVADEVNLPFTREINERMQGRGRMELIEELVKGSNQTFSEIEKKELGNRKNRYYQELISNLTKEDVLPGMYDFIQNVKEHSIPLAIASSSSNALLVIKNLEIKSFFDYIVDVKKIKKMKPDPEIILYAADRLGVPYQQCVAIEDSEAGMKAIKSTPMFSIGIGSNTEVKQADWHVQDTKEITYKQLVNRYDMKQ, translated from the coding sequence ATGACAAAAGGCATACGTGCAGTTATTTTTGACTTAGATGGAGTCATAGCGGATACAGTTGAACTTCATTACGAGGCGACAAAGAGAGTTGCTGATGAAGTAAATCTTCCTTTTACAAGAGAAATAAACGAACGAATGCAAGGTAGAGGTAGAATGGAACTCATTGAGGAACTAGTCAAAGGAAGTAACCAAACATTTTCAGAGATTGAAAAGAAAGAACTTGGAAATAGGAAAAATAGATATTATCAAGAGCTAATCAGCAATCTAACAAAAGAAGATGTATTGCCTGGGATGTATGATTTTATTCAGAATGTAAAGGAACATTCTATTCCACTAGCCATAGCTTCTTCAAGTTCAAACGCCCTTTTAGTAATCAAGAACTTAGAGATAAAATCTTTTTTCGATTACATTGTTGATGTGAAAAAAATCAAGAAGATGAAGCCTGACCCTGAAATTATCCTTTATGCTGCTGACCGTCTAGGAGTTCCATATCAACAATGTGTTGCGATTGAAGACAGCGAAGCAGGAATGAAAGCAATCAAAAGCACACCGATGTTTTCGATTGGAATCGGGAGTAATACAGAAGTGAAACAAGCCGATTGGCATGTTCAAGATACAAAAGAAATTACGTATAAACAATTGGTCAATCGGTATGATATGAAACAATAG